The genomic window TCGGGCTGTGCCTGCAGGGGGCGCCTGCCTTAGCCTCTACGGGGAAAAGTGGAGAAAACTCGTGTGTCGGGTGCTCTTTCCACGTTTTGTCCCAGGAGGAGCCTGAGGGGTGCTCTCCCCGGCTGGGGCTGAccatcttccctcccttcctgcagGCTGCAGGAGGCCCGGGCTCTGCTGCAGCGCCGCGGACCCCGAGGGCCCGGACACAGGGGCCTTCTGAGGCTAAGCCGCCAGCTGGAGAGAGCGGCCGCTGCTCCTGCCCGGGCCCCTGGTAAGCGCTTCGgcccctcctttctcctcccccgaGGCCGATAAGGCCGTCTGGTTCCCACGCCCTGCATTGTCCAAGGGGAAACCCCAAAGGTCCAGGCGTGCCCGTGGCGCCGCTGTCCGGGGCCTGGGGTGCCCTCTCGCGGGACTCGGGCTATCCTTTTCCTCAAGCTTTAGCGGGGTCCAGGGCTGGTGGGGAGGTGGGCAGAGGTCTCGGGTCCAGGCTCTTCACGCTCTTCTCTtacctctcccctttccctcccccaggGCGAGAGCTGAGGGACCCCGGTATCCGGCCCCTCTCCCAAGGTGGCTCCGTGACAGCGGGCGTGGGGGAGGGAGGtaaggtggagggaggggagggagatcgTCAGGGAAGATGTTGTCCAGAGCCGCTGACCCGCGGGGCTGCCGGCCCAGGGAGcgttccccacccccacccatttAACCCTTTCCTGGTCTCCAGCGGGAGGGAACTGGGAGTCCGACCCTCCGCTCCATCTCTCAAAGGGGTaggcaggagggaaagaaagaggggtcCCGAATTGGCGCTGCTGGCTAGGGAACGAGGGGCGTCTGGCGGAGCCCCCAGTCCAGACAACAAAGGGGATTGTgaagcggcggcggcggcgccgGTGGAAGGGGCTGGTCTGATATTGCGGgactggggcggggggggggggcgggggcggaagtggggctgtgtgtgtgtgcaggagAGACCCTGCGCAGCCAGAACTGAGAGTCCTGCCTCTACCTCCGGGCTGGTCAACCTCTCACCAATGACCCTGCCCGCAGCCCCATGAAACATCTGTAGCCCTAAAACTTTCTCCAGATGTGCCTCCCTGCTACCTTTCTTCCCTCAGCTGTAGCCCTCTCGATTCCCAGATGTGCTCCCCTCAGAGCGCGGCCCCGCCCTCTGACTCCTTAGTCCAGCTGTGCCCCGTCCCTTCGACCTGCCCCAGCCCAGGCTTTGTCTTCTAACTGTACCTAGTCTCCTTTCCAGCTGCATGGGCCTATTCTGTacggaatgggggggggggagggattcCAGGTGTGCGCCCCTGGATCAGCCATTCCACTATATTTGAGCCCCAGGAAGCGCCTGCAGGGTCCCTGGCGCCCCCACCTGTTCCCGGCCCTCCCTACCACTTGTTGCAGCTGGACCGGGCTGGGCTAGGGCTGGACGGGGTTTGGGGCTggggagtggaggggaggaaggggagggaatgagTTAGGAAAAGCAGTGAGTGGGGAGGGGGGCGGCGATCAGGCCCGCGCTCTCCCCCGCGTCGCGCACTAACATTGGTGTTGGCACGGAGCCCGGCCCCACGCGCCCCCGCGCGGCTGCCAAAGAGCTAAGAGAGGGTTGGCCCGGCagagctgggctgggctgggccgggccgggccgggcccgGCTGGGCCGGGTTGGGCGGGGGCGCGTGGAGCCGCCCCCTCCCCGGTCCgtccccctcctctttcttcttctcctctcctctcctcccctcccctcttctcccctcccctcccctcccgcaCTGCGTAGTGCTAGCTGCTGTCTGGGCTTGGGCCCCTCGGGCGGGCGGCAAGGCAGCTCAGTGCGCAGCTATGGCGGGCGCCCGGCAGCCCTGGCGCCTCGTGCTCCTAGTGCTATCGCTGCTGCAGCTGTTGCCCAGCCCGGCCGCCCGGCCCGGCCCCCGCGAGCGGCTCCGAGTACTCTTCACCCCGGCTGTGTGCCGCCTGCGCTGCTCCGGGAATCGCTGCGTGCCCCACTGCGTGCGCGCCAACACCACGAGCGTGGAGAGCGGCGCCCCTGGTGGGGCAGCGCCCGCGGGGCCAGGCTTCCGAGTCTGTGAGTGCCAGTCCAAGGACGGGGCCTGGCCAGGGGGCCAGGAAAGGGAGTCGGGAGCCTCAAAGGGGAGGGAGCCGGGTGTCCCTGGCTGGATCAGTGACATCCCTAGAAGAAGGGCACAGGCAGGGGCAGGGAACTACACGGGAAAGGAAGCAGGATGCCCGGAGGGGGCAAGGGCAAAGTGGAGGGACACAAGGAAGAGGCAGTTTCTCTGCTTAAGGTCGGCCTTGAGCCccggaaaagggagggagggagctctCCAGAGCTGAAAGGAGGGCAAAGGGTCCTTCCTAGATAAAAGACAGTCTAGCATCTCCAGAAGCCACAGGGGAGAGAGGACGTCCGGGGTACCCCTTCGAGGTGCAGACTGTAGGGCATCAGGGAGAAATGGCGGGGCTGCTCATCTTAGGGAGGACAGGGAAGGGCGGGGAACTTGGGCACTCCTTCGAAGTAGCTAGCGCCTGGGGGCTCAGGGGAGGGCCTGGCTCCCCTGTTTGGGACATGGAACTAAGTGCCACCTTCAGAAGACCTTGGTGTTCGGGTGCGGTGGGGTGTGATGACTGTACATTTCCTGGGAGGCAGCGGGGGtcctttaaaggaaaaggaaatccgCCCTACGTAGCAGCCCACCCACCTGTTCCTCTCCGTGGAGGGCAGGGTAGGGGAAGAGGCAGGATTGACCCAGACTGGACACCTGCCCTTACTGGGCCACCCTTTCTCCCCTAGACTTCAGCTCCCCTCAGCTGGACGTTGCTCCGTCTAGCTGTGCCTCGGGTTGCCGGCTGAGGGGAGAGGGGAGCCTAGCTCCCCTGTCCTGAGCCCCGGCCTCTACCCCAACTTTGCGCCTCTTCCCATTTCCTCACTTGCCCCCAGGGGCGGCCCCCAGCCTCAGAGACTGCGGCAGCCGGCGAGGAGGGAGCTGGGGGCCCCCCGGGCGCCGGGAACAGGCCAGGCCTGGCCCAGCTCCAGACCCGGCCGGCGTGAGCTCATCTCCCGCTCGGCCCCCGCCCCTTTCCCCCGCCCCTGCCTCATAGACCCAGCCCGGGGGGCCCCGGGGGAGCCAAGCATTCAGGCCCATGATGCCAGCTCTCGTGCCAGAGGCTGAGCCCTGAGATGGTGCCAGGACCCCCTGGCCTCTTGCCTGGGGAGGCAGGCGCAGTGAGGCTGCTTGCAGGGCCCAGCCTGACCTTACCGAGACCTCGGAATCCTTGGCCCCCcagcccctcctctccccctcctcccaaagGGGCGGGAGGAATTGGCACTACCCCCGAGGAGCGCCCCGCCCATGGCGTGGGCCTGGCCCGTGGGAGCGGGACTTCGCTGGCGCCAAGAACAACGGGGAAGAATTTCCACCGGACCCCTCCGCCCCTgcctctcccccttttccctccccagtGAGACCCCAGCGCACACCAAGTCTAGCCCTGCTCTCCAAAACTGAAATCTCTGCCGGAAAGACCTTGGCTGGAATCCTGTCCCACCTCTTGCCCAGAGAACCCCtgacttcccttccccctcttctctgtGAGATCCCCCTGCAACAGCAAAACTCCTAGTCCTAGCGCCTCCTCCATTCCCGGAGACCCGGGACCCCAGAGTTCCACCCCTACTCCGGGCTTGGCTGGCCCCCGCCCGGCTCCACCCCACAGCTGTCTCCAGCTGTTGCCGCTGGCGGCTTCGGGGGCTCCCTTGGGGGAAGAGGCTGGcgggggagaaaggggagagaggagggctCAGGGCAGGACCCGCCCCTGGTCACCCGGAGCGCCAAACAGCTGGACGCAGCTGGGCACGGGGCTCCAGGAAGGTGGAGGCAGAACCGCCTGCTTTTTGGGTGGGGGGACGGGACTGCACCCCTCTCGGCCCCCATGCTGAGCCTGGGGAATGCGGAGCCGCCCTCCTTCCCCCCACTGCGTTTGTTTACCCGGCCTCAGCACTGGCGGCACCACGCCCAAATGTCCCTGCGTGCGGGAGCTGGGCCCGATGTCCCATATGGGGACCACGCGCTCCCCCTCCCGGGGTGCAGCTGATGGGGAGAGCTAAGCCGGCGagtggagtgggggaggagcaGCTGAAGCAAGAGGCCCTTTGGGTTCCGTCGGGGGTGGTGGGGGCTGATGAAGGGGACTGGAGGACAGGGATGCCTGGTTCCGTGCAGAACAGGGAGAGAACCGGGCTAAAGGGAAAAGATGGGTTCTTGGACAAAAGGAGGGGAGAAGTGAGAGAAGGAGGCTTCTGTGTTCTTGCTGCAGAGGAAGGTGGGGGAGAAGCTCACGAGTGACCGCCCTTGCCCCTTCCATCCCTCCCTAGTCTTGTGTCCACTCTTGTGCCACAACGGAGGTGTGTGTGTGAAGAAGGACCGCTGCCTCTGCCCCCCAGACTTCGCGGGCAAGTTCTGTCAGCTGCCTGCCTCTCGCACGCGCCACGAGGCTCCCCCACCCCCCGCGCCCGGGGTCACCAAGTCGGTGTACACGCTGCCTCTGGCCAACCATCGGGAGGAAGAGGacggtgaggggaggggagaaaagaccCCAACCCGCTAGGTCGGGGAGTGGGCAAGGGACAGGTAGCTGGAGGGCGTGGGGGCGGGGGGAGTGCAGTGAAGACAGTCCGAAAAAGGAGTCTGAAAGCTCTGGGTTCCATGGGGACCAGCTGCGAACTTGGGTGagcttctcttttctctgcctgAGCGGCCCCTCGAAGCATCTCTGGTATGCTGTAGGGGGATACCGGCGAAATCTCTGCGtccgtttccttatctggaacGGGAAGGCTCCaaagacccttccagctctaattgtCACTGTGTGCTTTTAAGACCAGGTAGATGCTCTCTGAggcctctggcctcagtttccctacttgTGAAATGAAGGCCTTCCTAGCTTTCCACTCATAACTAGACTCATCGTCCCTCCCGTTCTCTTTCGTGGCTCATCTCCGACCTGCTCTTTCCGGTGGGCTTAGGTTTCCCCTCTGGCCGCCCCACTGCTCActctaccccccaccctctcacGTAGGCGTGGCGTCCCTGGTGAGCGTGCACGTGGAACACCCACAGGAAGCCTCAGTCATTATCCACCAAGTGGAGCGTGTGAGCGGCCCGGGGCCCAGCCTGGGTCCGGCGGAGGCCCGGGCCTCGGGAGTGCCTCCGGACCGCGCAGCCCTGTACACCGTGCTGGCCCAGAGCCGCCCtcggggggaggaggaagagggcgGTGGTTACACCGACGCCTCGGGCTTCGGCTACTGTTTCCGCCAGCTGCGGGACGGCGAGGTGAGCCCGGCCGCTCGGGGCTAGCGCTGGGGACCGAGCAGGGGCCACGGGAAGGCTCCTGGGCGCGCTGAGCCCCTCCCCTTGTCTTCTGCAGTGCGCGTCCCCTCTGCCAGGCCTGCGAACCCAGGAGGTGTGCTGTCGAGGAGCTGGATTGGCCTGGGGCGTGCACGACTGCCAGCCCTGCTCGGAGCACCTGAGTAAGAAGGACTGACTGGAGGCGAAGCGCTTCTCGGGCCCCGCCCCCACCAAATGCCATTCCCTTCGGGCGGGCGAGCGTGCTCCGGCCCCTCTCAAGGCACACGCGGCCCCGCCCGCCGCTAAAGTGGCCCCTCTCCCATTTCCGCAGGCAGCCTAGGCCAGGCGGGATCCCCGGACTCGGCGTGCCCCACAGGCTTTGAAAGAGTCAACGGCTCCTGCGCCGGTGAGTGGGGCCGCTCGGTGCCCGGAGGACGGGCAGGGCGCAGACCCTGACCGGCCAGCCACATTCCCCTGTTCTCCTTCCCAGATGTGGATGAGTGCGCTGAGCCAGGGCGGTGCCAACACGGGGAGTGCGCGAACACGCGCGGCGGCTACACGTGCGTGTGCCCCGATGGCTACCTGCTAGATTCGTCCCGGAGCAGCTGCATCTGTGAGAGACCCCACCCAGGCCTCCTCTGCTCCTCCCTCCTGGCCTTTGTACTTCTGAACGCCGAGCCCTTCCTAAATCACCCCCACTCCTTTCCAAAGCCCTAGCCCGCCCCTGGGAACCCCTCCCAGCTCCGACCCCAGCCCACCCTGAGAAGCCTTGCCCCCAGCCTATCCTCCGCCCCTCCCCCAGCACTCCAAGCCACCCCCTTCCATCCAGCCCCCCGCCCACCTCTCCCTGCTCCTGCTCCCTTTGCCCAAAGTCGCCCCTTTGACCACAGCCTCTGGCCCGGCTCTTCTCTAGCCCAGCATGTGATCTCAGAGGCCAAGGGTCCCTGCTTTCGGGTACTCAGGGCTGGAGGCTGCTCGCTGCCCATCCTGCGCAATATCACCAAACAAATCTGCTGCTGTAGTCGGGTGGGCAAGGCCTGGGGCCACAGCTGCCAGCTGTGCCCACCTTTTGGCTCAGGTGGGCCCCAGGACGCCCCTGTGTCCGTCCTCATTCCACAACCTGACCCCGCTACCTCCACCTCAGCCCCTCTAAATCCTCCAGCGTCCAGGTACCCTGCCACCCCCCAGGCCCAGCCCCGGTGGGGGCCACATTTTACCCTCCGTCCTGGCCTGGGAGGTTGCCAAAATTCCATATTCAGGATTGCTCTTCCTCCCAGTTCCCTTCCCATGTCACAGAGCGGTCCAAGCCTCGGTGCCCAGGGGGCCCCCAGGGTTCTCCGGACACCTTCATGCCCAGGGTTCTAGCCCCACTCCCCAAACCCTGCTCTCTGCTGCCCACATAGCCTCTGGCTCCCTGCCTGTCTTACTCAGTTTGTCTTCAGGGCCTTCGTTGCTCACTGACTTCTTCCCacttttccatctctccctccagAGGGCTTCAGGGAGATATGCCCAGCTGGCCCTGGCTACCATTACTCAGCCTCTGACCTCAGATACAACACTCGCCCCCTGGGCCAGGAACCACCCCGAGTACCCATCAGTCAGCCCCGGGTACCCCCACCCGTCACCCCAGCACCCCCTGTCTGGGTCCCCACAGGTACGTCCAGGGTCTCTGGACCTCTCTATCCAGCTTGAGCACAGTGATACAGGCGATGATGGAGTTAGATGGCACCGATGAGAAATGAAAGGCATGGACGGCACTAAGTGCCCTCCATCATGCCAGGTTCTTGACCTGACCCTTCACCTATTTCCCTGCCCAGCTGTCTGGAACTACCCACCTACTTCCCGTCCAGAATCCAGACCCAGACCCAGACCCAGACCCTGGCCCCAGCCCCAACCCAGGCCCGAAGAACCCCTGCCCACTGTCCCCATTCAGCCAAGCCCGGAACTCCCTGAAAGAGGTAAGGAGTGGCTGGTGGTAGAGATCTGGTGTGGGAACTCCGGCCCTGAAGGGAAGATCTCGGCAGACAGGAGGAGATTctgggagaagaagaaagattcAGGGCGAGAAAGAAGCCAGTTCAatggggagggagacagaagagAAGCCTGTATTTCACAGAAGATCGAAGGGGAAACGGGGCACCAGAACTGTGGCAAAATTCTGATCCTTGGCTGGTCCACCAGGCCCAGTGGCAGGGGGTGTGTGTCAGCGGAACCCCCAGATCTGTGGCCCAGGGCGGTGTATCCCCCGCCAGGGTGGTTACACGTGTGTGTGTGACTCTGGCTTCTGGCTCAGCACCCATGGCACACACTGCATCGGTGAGATTGGGGACAGAAGAGGGGAGGATGGGGGGACCCCTGGTGTCTGACCCCTCTGACTCGATCTCTTCTTGATTCGGTGGGACAGATGTGGATGAGTGCAGGCAGATACCTCGGCCCTGTGCCCACGGGCGCTGCGAGAATTCAGCAGGCAGCTACCGCTGTATCTGTGCCCCTGGTTTCCGTGCCAGTCCACAGGGCACTGAATGTCAGGGTGAGTCTTTggccctctttttttcttccaaagctGCTGGGATAAGCACTTTGCCCTTTCCCACTGGTCGGTACAGACACTGTACCAACTCTGCCTTTTGCCCTAGACCTTTGGGGCTTGTGTCGGGGTGTGGGGAGGAGCAGGTCAACTTGGGTGTCCACAAGGGAAGCTAGAATGGTTGGCCCCTGCCCACTCCTGATCCTTGTGCCCACAGATGTGGATGAATGTACCCAGCAGCCCTGCACCAATGGCCGGTGTGAGAACACTCCCGGCAGCTTCCTGTGTGTTTGCCCAGCTGGGTACAAGGCTGCCCCCCATGGAGCGGGCTGCCAAGGTGAAGGGGGATCAGAAGACTAGACAAAGGGAACGGGGCGGGAGGCGGAGGGCCAGGGAAATATGAATCGAGGGAGGGTCAGACTCCGGGATGGCTGTAATCTCTGAAGGATGGGGATGCTCTGAGTCGAGAGTAAGGGAGTGAGTGCTTGGCCCGGTCAGAGGAATCCCACAGGCCCTTCTGGGGCAAAGAGAGCCCTACTCTCCGGTCTCTCCACCTTCTCAGACGTCAACGAATGTGCCCAGAGCCCGGGCCCCTGTGGCTGGGGCCACTGTGAAAACCTGCCTGGCTCTTTCCGATGCTCCTGCCCACCTGGCTTCCAAGGCCCTGAGTGTGAAGATATAGATGAGTGCGCCCGGGACCCCCCTCCCTGTGGGCCAGGACGTTGTGACAACACAGCTGGAAGCTACCACTGTGCCTGCCCCGCCGGATACCGCTCCCACGGGCCTGGCGCACCATGTGTTGGTATGGTTCTCTGCCACCTCCCCTCTGGCTCCCCAGGACTagcctccatcccttcctcttcCTGTTATGCGGAGGGACTCCGATTTAAGAGCttgtggacagctaggtggccccaTGGAGGGAGTACCaagcccggagtcaggaagacctggattcaaatctggccacagacacttgctagctgtgtgaccttgggcaagtcactccaccctATTGGCCTTATCgtcttcatctctaaaacaagctggagaagaaagcagcaaaccactccggtatctttgccaagaaaagcccagattcagacacaactgaagcaaCAATCTAAATtactcagatgaggaaactgagtcaagtaGAGGTTGCACAGATAATGTGCACAGAATCACATAGCTGGTGTctaaaggcaagacttgaacccagatcttcctgactccagagtcagcacTCTTCCCAACCTCCCTGttgtctcctttcttccctgGTCCATCTCTTGACATTGCTGTTCTCTGGCCCCTGAGTCTGCCCAGCAAAAGCAGATAAGCCCCTTCCGGCATCTCAGCCTTGGCTTCTCCGTCTATAAAGCGACAACTTAGCAGGctggttctggttctggttcaGAAATTCTAGTATTCTTAAGAATAATatgtcagagctgaaaaggaGCCCAGCTAgtccaacttcattttacagatgcccAGAAAGGGCTCTTTGCTAGCTATggaatcctgggcaagccacctgagaagcctcagtttcccttatcGTGTGGTGAAGATGAGTTGTTTGAGTCAttattcattcatgtctgactcttcgggACCCCAGTTAGggtttttttcttggcagagatgctggagtggtttgccattccttctccagctcatttaatagatgaggaaactgaggctaagagggtgaaagtgacttgcccagggccacacagctagggtGTGCATGCGAGTGGGGTGGGTTGGCGCTAGGCCCTAGGCCCCACCTGCACCCCATCATTTCCCCTAGATGTGGATGAATGCCAGCGAAGCCCCCCACCTTGCAGCTACGGGCGCTGTGAGAACGTGGAGGGGTCCTACCTGTGTACCTGTCCCACGGGCTTCCGGCTCAATGCAGCGGGCCAGGCTTGTGAGGGTGAGTGGGCGAGACCAGCGGGGAGGGGTGGGGCTTAGGCATACCAGGGGCGGGGCTTGTGCCCTTCcctgtttccttcttttccccccagATATAGACGAATGTGAAAATCACGTAGCCTGTCCCGGGCAGGAATGTGTCAATTCGCCAGGGTCCTTCCAGTGCCGGGCTTGTCCCGCGGGCCACCGACTCCTCCAGGGGCGCTGCACCGGTGAGACTCAGGACTTGTCGCTCCTAGCCCTCCCTGACTTAGGGTCTTGAAAGGTCTGGGACGCCCCGCCCTACTCCCTTCCCTCAGACCTgaacccccccccacacacacacacaccctggaaCTTCCGCTCTTTGACCGAGAGGTCTGAGGCGGGGCAACGATACTTCCGACCTTCCTGCCAGGACAGGTGCACTGTCTTCAGCCCTCGGATACCACCCCTACACACGCATGCGCACCAAGGCATGGGCAACATCTCCCCCCAGATAGTGATCGGGATCCCAGACCTTCAGCACTCTGACCCAGGGACCCGATTCACTCCTCCAGTTCCTCCAGTGGGGAGTATCTGGAGCCCCCGCCCTCACCTGGCCCCTAGACCCTCAACCTTCGGACGGACGCAGCTACAAGCCTGGGGGAAGCCCAGGCCTCACCTCAAATCCCAGGTTCCTTCACTCCCCAGCTTGTCTGTTAGGCTTTCTCCCCGCCCCCTCCCAAACGTGGAGCTCCCCAGCCTAATACCCAGGCGCTCCCTGTTTACAGACGTGGACGAGTGCAGTTCGGGTGCACCCTGTGGACTCCACGGGCACTGCACCAACACGGACGGTTCCTTCCGTTGCAGTTGTGAGCCTGGCTACCGGCTTCCACCAGGAGGGAGATCCGGTCCCTGTGCAGGTGGGCAGGGACACGGGGAGGGTCTGATTGGCCAATGACGGCCCCAATCTCTCCAGTCCTCACCTTTCCCTCCCCCCGCTGACCTCCCTAGACGTGAACGAGTGCCTGGAGGGAGACTTTTGCTTTCCCCATGGGGAATGTCTCAACACTGACGGCTCCTTCGCCTGCACATGCGCACCGGGTTACCAGGCAGGGCCCCGCGGCTCTTCCTGCCTCGGTATGCCCAGTCCTAGAACCGAAGCAGAACGGGAATGGGttctggggttggggagggaaggtGTCAGAAGGGATCACTGGAGAAGACTgcgtgggatgggggtgggggagagaggtaGCAGTGGTCCAGGCTTGGGCTTCCTTTCTTCCGGCTTCTCTGCCCTCCAGATGTGGATGAGTGCCGAGATGAAAGTCTATGCCAGGGAGGCCTTTGCACCAACACGGACGGCTCCTTCGAGTGTGCCTGTCCTCCGGGATACCGTGCCAGTCCCGACCTGACGTCCTGCAATGGTGAGCGCCAGGCCTGAGTCCTCTCCCCTTAAGTCCGGGGCCTCTGGCATCCCTTAGTGACTGACCCCAGTCCGGATCTGTGCTGCGTTCCCCAGATGTGGACGAGTGCAGAGAAGGAGGCTCTGCCCTGTGCGGGAACCAGCGCTGTGAGAACTCCCCAGGCTCCTATCGCTGCGTCCGTGACTGCGACCCGGGTTACCATGCGGGTCCGGAAGGCAACTGTGATGGTGAGAGGACCACAAAGCACGTGGGGAGCTTGGCAACAACTTTCTGTGTTCAGGATGGGTAGTCTTCTCCCTGTGCCCAAGGCTGCAAATGACCTGAGTTTGGGGCTCTCGCGCCACCCTGGCCCTGACGTTCTGTTGCCGAGTTCCCGCAGCCTGCGGAGTCTGGTCTTGGGCCAGGGAGCTAAGGGGCGTGGCCTCCTCATGAGCAGTTAGCTTCTGCGCACTGGAGCTCTCGGAGCCTTGGGTCACCAGTTCCTCTGCTGGCCACGAGGGGGCGTGCCGACTCCCTTTCCTGTGCCACCTCCTCTTCCCTACTCTACTCTTTCCTTTCCAGATGTAGATG from Monodelphis domestica isolate mMonDom1 chromosome 4, mMonDom1.pri, whole genome shotgun sequence includes these protein-coding regions:
- the LTBP4 gene encoding latent-transforming growth factor beta-binding protein 4 isoform X3; translation: MAGARQPWRLVLLVLSLLQLLPSPAARPGPRERLRVLFTPAVCRLRCSGNRCVPHCVRANTTSVESGAPGGAAPAGPGFRVFLCPLLCHNGGVCVKKDRCLCPPDFAGKFCQLPASRTRHEAPPPPAPGVTKSVYTLPLANHREEEDGVASLVSVHVEHPQEASVIIHQVERVSGPGPSLGPAEARASGVPPDRAALYTVLAQSRPRGEEEEGGGYTDASGFGYCFRQLRDGECASPLPGLRTQEVCCRGAGLAWGVHDCQPCSEHLSSLGQAGSPDSACPTGFERVNGSCADVDECAEPGRCQHGECANTRGGYTCVCPDGYLLDSSRSSCISQHVISEAKGPCFRVLRAGGCSLPILRNITKQICCCSRVGKAWGHSCQLCPPFGSEGFREICPAGPGYHYSASDLRYNTRPLGQEPPRVPISQPRVPPPVTPAPPVWVPTAVWNYPPTSRPESRPRPRPRPWPQPQPRPEEPLPTVPIQPSPELPERGPVAGGVCQRNPQICGPGRCIPRQGGYTCVCDSGFWLSTHGTHCIDVDECRQIPRPCAHGRCENSAGSYRCICAPGFRASPQGTECQDVDECTQQPCTNGRCENTPGSFLCVCPAGYKAAPHGAGCQDVNECAQSPGPCGWGHCENLPGSFRCSCPPGFQGPECEDIDECARDPPPCGPGRCDNTAGSYHCACPAGYRSHGPGAPCVDVDECQRSPPPCSYGRCENVEGSYLCTCPTGFRLNAAGQACEDIDECENHVACPGQECVNSPGSFQCRACPAGHRLLQGRCTDVDECSSGAPCGLHGHCTNTDGSFRCSCEPGYRLPPGGRSGPCADVNECLEGDFCFPHGECLNTDGSFACTCAPGYQAGPRGSSCLDVDECRDESLCQGGLCTNTDGSFECACPPGYRASPDLTSCNDVDECREGGSALCGNQRCENSPGSYRCVRDCDPGYHAGPEGNCDDVDECREYGPALCGAQRCENTPGSYRCVPFCDPGYQSTPSGGCQDVDECRNRSFCGAHAMCQNLPGSFQCLCDQGYEGARDGRHCVDVNECETLQGVCGAALCENVEGSFLCVCPTSTDEFDPMTGRCVPPRPPARGSPQLPASPGLPARPPPPPAPPRRPVAPRPGPGPGTGSGRRECYYDTGAPDACDNILARNVTWRECCCTVGEGWGSGCRIQQCPGPETAEYQSLCPHGRGYLSPPGDPSIRRDVDECLLFGDQVCKSGVCVNTAPGYSCYCSNGYYYHTQRLECIDNDECTDEEEACEGGQCVNTMGSYHCTCAPPLVLDGSRRRCVTNDSQSLDDNLAVCWQEVGPDLVCSRPRLDRQATYTECCCLYGEAWSMDCALCPARDSDDFEALCNVLRPPAYGPARPGGFGIPYEYGPDFGPGYGGLPYGPELYPPPPAPVPGLGYDPYPPPPGTLPFPGPGSPYGPPPFEVPDFASVAAGAYGESEGRPSPDSAARWRYRPRDTGGSFPEPEEEEEEEARAPFAAARYEPFEGLQAEECGILDGCDNGRCIRVPEGYTCDCFDGYRLDMTRMACVDINECEEAEDRASLCVNGWCRNSEGSFRCLCQAGYVPSHQPRHCVPAHSQA
- the LTBP4 gene encoding latent-transforming growth factor beta-binding protein 4 isoform X4, with amino-acid sequence MAGARQPWRLVLLVLSLLQLLPSPAARPGPRERLRVLFTPAVCRLRCSGNRCVPHCVRANTTSVESGAPGGAAPAGPGFRVFLCPLLCHNGGVCVKKDRCLCPPDFAGKFCQLPASRTRHEAPPPPAPGVTKSVYTLPLANHREEEDGVASLVSVHVEHPQEASVIIHQVERVSGPGPSLGPAEARASGVPPDRAALYTVLAQSRPRGEEEEGGGYTDASGFGYCFRQLRDGECASPLPGLRTQEVCCRGAGLAWGVHDCQPCSEHLSSLGQAGSPDSACPTGFERVNGSCADVDECAEPGRCQHGECANTRGGYTCVCPDGYLLDSSRSSCISQHVISEAKGPCFRVLRAGGCSLPILRNITKQICCCSRVGKAWGHSCQLCPPFGSEGFREICPAGPGYHYSASDLRYNTRPLGQEPPRVPISQPRVPPPVTPAPPVWVPTAVWNYPPTSRPESRPRPRPRPWPQPQPRPEEPLPTVPIQPSPELPERGPVAGGVCQRNPQICGPGRCIPRQGGYTCVCDSGFWLSTHGTHCIDVDECRQIPRPCAHGRCENSAGSYRCICAPGFRASPQGTECQDVDECTQQPCTNGRCENTPGSFLCVCPAGYKAAPHGAGCQDVNECAQSPGPCGWGHCENLPGSFRCSCPPGFQGPECEDIDECARDPPPCGPGRCDNTAGSYHCACPAGYRSHGPGAPCVDVDECQRSPPPCSYGRCENVEGSYLCTCPTGFRLNAAGQACEDIDECENHVACPGQECVNSPGSFQCRACPAGHRLLQGRCTDVDECSSGAPCGLHGHCTNTDGSFRCSCEPGYRLPPGGRSGPCADVDECRDESLCQGGLCTNTDGSFECACPPGYRASPDLTSCNDVDECREGGSALCGNQRCENSPGSYRCVRDCDPGYHAGPEGNCDDVDECREYGPALCGAQRCENTPGSYRCVPFCDPGYQSTPSGGCQDVDECRNRSFCGAHAMCQNLPGSFQCLCDQGYEGARDGRHCVDVNECETLQGVCGAALCENVEGSFLCVCPTSTDEFDPMTGRCVPPRPPARGSPQLPASPGLPARPPPPPAPPRRPVAPRPGPGPGTGSGRRECYYDTGAPDACDNILARNVTWRECCCTVGEGWGSGCRIQQCPGPETAEYQSLCPHGRGYLSPPGDPSIRRDVDECLLFGDQVCKSGVCVNTAPGYSCYCSNGYYYHTQRLECIDNDECTDEEEACEGGQCVNTMGSYHCTCAPPLVLDGSRRRCVTNDSQSLDDNLAVCWQEVGPDLVCSRPRLDRQATYTECCCLYGEAWSMDCALCPARDSDDFEALCNVLRPPAYGPARPGGFGIPYEYGPDFGPGYGGLPYGPELYPPPPAPVPGLGYDPYPPPPGTLPFPGPGSPYGPPPFEVPDFASVAAGAYGESEGRPSPDSAARWRYRPRDTGGSFPEPEEEEEEEARAPFAAARYEPFEGLQAEECGILDGCDNGRCIRVPEGYTCDCFDGYRLDMTRMACVDINECEEAEDRASLCVNGWCRNSEGSFRCLCQAGYVPSHQPRHCVPAHSQA